A single Mustela lutreola isolate mMusLut2 chromosome X, mMusLut2.pri, whole genome shotgun sequence DNA region contains:
- the ARHGAP36 gene encoding rho GTPase-activating protein 36 isoform X2, whose translation MAWILDCLFASAFEPRPRRVNVLGGAPGHNPDRRTKMISIHSLSELERLKLQETAYHELVARHFLSEFRPDRALPIDRPNTFEKWFLILRGQQRVVSLKTFGIRLEEVLVNELTRRKHLELTAAMQIEDSTGQAAGRRRGNVVQRMFGRIRRFFSRRRDEPSLPREFTRRGRRGAVSVDSLAELEDGALLLQTLQLSKISFPIGQRLLGSKRKMSLNPIAKQIPQVVEACCSFIEKHGLSTVGIFTLEYSEERVRELREEFDQGLDVVLDDTQNVHDVAALLKEFFRDMKDSLLPDDLYMSFLLTATLKPQDQLSALQLLVYLMPPCHSDTLERLLKALHKITENCEDSIGIDGQLVSGNRMTSTNLALVFGSALLKKGRFAKRESRKTRLGIDHYVASVNVVRAMIDNWDVLFQVPPHIQKQVAKRVWKSSPEALDFIRRRNLRKIQSARIKMEEDALLSDPVENSAEVRAAVLAQSKPFDEGSSEEPAVPPGTARSHDDEEGAGNPPIPEQDRPLLRVPREKEAKTGIGYFFP comes from the exons ATGGCGTGGATCCTGGACTGCCTTTTCGCCTCGGCCTttgagccccgcccccgccgtg TGAACGTCCTGGGAGGAGCCCCAGGACACAATCCGGACCGCAGGACGAAGATGATATCAATACACAGTCTGTCGGAGCTGGAGCGTCTGAAGCTGCAAGAGACTGCTTACCACGAACTCGTGGCCAGACATTTCCTCTCTGAATTCAGACCTGACAGAG cTCTACCTATTGACCGTCCAAACACCTTTGAGAAGTGGTTTCTGATTCTGCGAGGACAGCAGAGGG TCGTATCACTGAAGACATTTGGCATTCGTCTGGAAGAGGTGCTGGTGAACGAGCTTACCCGCCGCAAGCATCTTGAACTAACAGCCGCGATGCAGATTGAAGATTCCACCGGTCAGGCTGCGGGCCGTCGTCGGGGAAATGTGGTGCAAAGGATGTTTGGCCGCATCAGGCGCTTTTTCAGTCGCAGGCGGGATGAGCCCTCCTTGCCCCGGGAGTTTACTCGCCGTGGGCGTCGA GGTGCAGTCTCTGTGGACAGCCTGGCTGAACTGGAGGACGGGGCTCTGCTGCTGCAGACCCTGCAACTTTCCAAGATTTCCTTTCCAATTGGCCAGCGACTTCTAGGATCCAAAAGGAAGATGAGCCTCAATCCGATTGCTAAACAAATCCCCCAGGTTGTTGAGGCTTGCTGCAGCTTCATTGAAAAACATG GCTTAAGCACGGTGGGGATTTTCACCCTGGAATACTCAGAGGAGAGAGTGCGTGAG CTCCGTGAAGAATTTGATCAAGGGCTCGATGTCGTGTTGGATGACACTCAGAACGTACATGATGTGGCTGCACTCCTCAAGGAGTTTTTCCGTGACATGAAGGACTCTCTGCTGCCAGATGATCTGTATATGTCCTTCCTTCTGACAGCAA cTCTAAAGCCACAGGATCAGCTTTCTGCCCTGCAACTGCTGGTTTATCTGATGCCACCTTGCCATAGTGACACCCTGGAGCGTCTGCTGAAGGCCCTGCATAAAATCACTGAGAATTGCGAGGACTCCATTGGCATTGATGGACaattg GTTTCAGGCAACCGTATGACTTCTACCAATTTGGCTCTGGTGTTTGGATCTGCTCTGCTGAAGAAGGGAAGATTTGCCAAGAGGGAGTCCAGGAAGACAAGACTGGGGATTGACCACTATGTTGCTTCTGTCAATGTGGTCCGTGCCATGATTGATAACTGGGATGTCCTCTTCCAG GTGCCTCCCCATATTCAGAAGCAGGTTGCTAAGCGCGTGTGGAAATCCAGTCCTGAAGCCTTGGATTTTATCAGACGCAGGAATTTGAGGAAGATCCA GAGTGCACGCATAAAGATGGAAGAGGATGCTTTACTATCTGATCCAGTGGAAAATTCTGCTGAAGTCCGGGCTGCTGTCCTTGCTCAGAGCAAGCCCTTTGATGAAG GTTCCTCTGAGGAGCCAGCTGTGCCTCCCGGCACTGCCCGTTCCCATGACGATGAGGAAGGAGCGGGTAACCCCCCCATTCCAGAGCAAGACCGCCCATTGCTCCGTGTGCCCCGGGAAAAGGAGGCCAAAACTGGCATCGGCTACTTCTTTCCTTAG
- the ARHGAP36 gene encoding rho GTPase-activating protein 36 isoform X1: MGGCIPFLKAARTLCPRIMPPLLLLSAFIFLVNVLGGAPGHNPDRRTKMISIHSLSELERLKLQETAYHELVARHFLSEFRPDRALPIDRPNTFEKWFLILRGQQRVVSLKTFGIRLEEVLVNELTRRKHLELTAAMQIEDSTGQAAGRRRGNVVQRMFGRIRRFFSRRRDEPSLPREFTRRGRRGAVSVDSLAELEDGALLLQTLQLSKISFPIGQRLLGSKRKMSLNPIAKQIPQVVEACCSFIEKHGLSTVGIFTLEYSEERVRELREEFDQGLDVVLDDTQNVHDVAALLKEFFRDMKDSLLPDDLYMSFLLTATLKPQDQLSALQLLVYLMPPCHSDTLERLLKALHKITENCEDSIGIDGQLVSGNRMTSTNLALVFGSALLKKGRFAKRESRKTRLGIDHYVASVNVVRAMIDNWDVLFQVPPHIQKQVAKRVWKSSPEALDFIRRRNLRKIQSARIKMEEDALLSDPVENSAEVRAAVLAQSKPFDEGSSEEPAVPPGTARSHDDEEGAGNPPIPEQDRPLLRVPREKEAKTGIGYFFP, translated from the exons ATGGGCGGCTGCATTCCTTTTCTGAAGGCAGCAAGGACACTGTGTCCCAGAATTATGCCCCCTTTGCTGTTATTGTCCGCTTTCATTTTTTTAGTGAACGTCCTGGGAGGAGCCCCAGGACACAATCCGGACCGCAGGACGAAGATGATATCAATACACAGTCTGTCGGAGCTGGAGCGTCTGAAGCTGCAAGAGACTGCTTACCACGAACTCGTGGCCAGACATTTCCTCTCTGAATTCAGACCTGACAGAG cTCTACCTATTGACCGTCCAAACACCTTTGAGAAGTGGTTTCTGATTCTGCGAGGACAGCAGAGGG TCGTATCACTGAAGACATTTGGCATTCGTCTGGAAGAGGTGCTGGTGAACGAGCTTACCCGCCGCAAGCATCTTGAACTAACAGCCGCGATGCAGATTGAAGATTCCACCGGTCAGGCTGCGGGCCGTCGTCGGGGAAATGTGGTGCAAAGGATGTTTGGCCGCATCAGGCGCTTTTTCAGTCGCAGGCGGGATGAGCCCTCCTTGCCCCGGGAGTTTACTCGCCGTGGGCGTCGA GGTGCAGTCTCTGTGGACAGCCTGGCTGAACTGGAGGACGGGGCTCTGCTGCTGCAGACCCTGCAACTTTCCAAGATTTCCTTTCCAATTGGCCAGCGACTTCTAGGATCCAAAAGGAAGATGAGCCTCAATCCGATTGCTAAACAAATCCCCCAGGTTGTTGAGGCTTGCTGCAGCTTCATTGAAAAACATG GCTTAAGCACGGTGGGGATTTTCACCCTGGAATACTCAGAGGAGAGAGTGCGTGAG CTCCGTGAAGAATTTGATCAAGGGCTCGATGTCGTGTTGGATGACACTCAGAACGTACATGATGTGGCTGCACTCCTCAAGGAGTTTTTCCGTGACATGAAGGACTCTCTGCTGCCAGATGATCTGTATATGTCCTTCCTTCTGACAGCAA cTCTAAAGCCACAGGATCAGCTTTCTGCCCTGCAACTGCTGGTTTATCTGATGCCACCTTGCCATAGTGACACCCTGGAGCGTCTGCTGAAGGCCCTGCATAAAATCACTGAGAATTGCGAGGACTCCATTGGCATTGATGGACaattg GTTTCAGGCAACCGTATGACTTCTACCAATTTGGCTCTGGTGTTTGGATCTGCTCTGCTGAAGAAGGGAAGATTTGCCAAGAGGGAGTCCAGGAAGACAAGACTGGGGATTGACCACTATGTTGCTTCTGTCAATGTGGTCCGTGCCATGATTGATAACTGGGATGTCCTCTTCCAG GTGCCTCCCCATATTCAGAAGCAGGTTGCTAAGCGCGTGTGGAAATCCAGTCCTGAAGCCTTGGATTTTATCAGACGCAGGAATTTGAGGAAGATCCA GAGTGCACGCATAAAGATGGAAGAGGATGCTTTACTATCTGATCCAGTGGAAAATTCTGCTGAAGTCCGGGCTGCTGTCCTTGCTCAGAGCAAGCCCTTTGATGAAG GTTCCTCTGAGGAGCCAGCTGTGCCTCCCGGCACTGCCCGTTCCCATGACGATGAGGAAGGAGCGGGTAACCCCCCCATTCCAGAGCAAGACCGCCCATTGCTCCGTGTGCCCCGGGAAAAGGAGGCCAAAACTGGCATCGGCTACTTCTTTCCTTAG